In the genome of Streptomyces racemochromogenes, one region contains:
- a CDS encoding ester cyclase: MINSKETVRQFLLQVRSGLHPDRAGHFMADRVRAHQVVSEAPVVVERTPQQYTEHVQEMLDAYGPFALTVDELIAEGDRVYARWTQNGRHIGPVDHHPPTGAQVTAMTSAVYRVEDGLIVEYWIQIDRQGITAQLQQAVTEH, from the coding sequence ATGATCAATTCCAAGGAGACCGTTCGCCAGTTCCTCCTGCAGGTGCGATCTGGGCTGCACCCTGACCGAGCCGGTCACTTCATGGCCGACCGGGTCCGGGCCCATCAGGTCGTCTCGGAGGCACCGGTGGTCGTGGAGCGAACGCCACAGCAGTACACCGAGCACGTCCAGGAGATGCTCGACGCATACGGCCCCTTCGCTCTGACCGTGGACGAGCTCATCGCCGAAGGGGATCGGGTCTACGCCCGCTGGACCCAGAACGGGCGACACATCGGACCGGTGGACCACCACCCGCCGACCGGTGCGCAGGTCACGGCGATGACCAGCGCGGTCTATCGCGTCGAGGACGGACTCATTGTCGAGTACTGGATCCAGATCGACCGGCAGGGAATCACTGCACAGCTACAGCAAGCGGTCACCGAGCACTGA
- a CDS encoding class II 3-deoxy-7-phosphoheptulonate synthase codes for MYEVTVNAENQALAAKATWRDLPAAQQPSYPDAEALRAVVADLESYPPLVFAGECDQLRARLGAVAKGEAFLLQGGDCAEAFDAVSADHIRAKLKTLLQMSAVLTYAASVPVVKVGRIAGQYSKPRSKDTETRDGVTLPTYRGDSVNGFAFTEEARVPDPERLKRMYHASASTLNLVRAFTTGGYADLRQVHAWNQDFVKSSPSGQRYEQLAREIDNALNFMKACGTDPAEFKAVEFYSSHEALLLAYEGALTRTDSRTGKLYDTSGHMVWIGERTRQLDHAHIEFCSQIANPIGIKLGPTTTVDEALTYIDRLDPEREPGRLTFVVRMGADKVRDKLPELVEKVTASGATVAWVTDPMHGNTFEAASGHKTRRFDDVLDEVKGFFEVHKALGTHPGGIHVELTGDDVTECVGGGDEIFVDDLHQRYETACDPRLNRSQSLDLAFLVAEMYRDQ; via the coding sequence GTGTACGAGGTGACCGTGAACGCTGAAAACCAAGCCCTCGCCGCCAAGGCGACCTGGCGAGACCTTCCCGCGGCGCAGCAGCCTTCGTACCCCGATGCCGAGGCCCTGCGCGCTGTCGTCGCGGACCTCGAGTCGTATCCTCCGCTCGTCTTCGCGGGTGAGTGCGACCAGCTGCGCGCCCGTCTGGGAGCCGTCGCCAAGGGCGAGGCGTTCCTGCTTCAGGGTGGCGACTGCGCCGAGGCCTTCGACGCCGTCTCCGCCGACCACATCCGCGCCAAGCTGAAGACCCTGCTCCAGATGAGCGCCGTCCTCACGTACGCGGCCTCCGTGCCCGTCGTGAAGGTCGGCCGCATCGCGGGCCAGTACTCCAAGCCGCGCTCCAAGGACACCGAGACCCGCGACGGCGTCACCCTGCCGACCTACCGCGGCGACTCCGTCAACGGCTTCGCCTTCACCGAAGAGGCCCGCGTCCCGGACCCGGAGCGCCTGAAGCGCATGTACCACGCGTCGGCCTCGACGCTGAACCTGGTGCGCGCCTTCACCACCGGTGGTTACGCCGACCTGCGCCAGGTGCACGCCTGGAACCAGGACTTCGTGAAGTCCTCCCCGTCCGGGCAGCGCTACGAGCAGCTCGCACGGGAGATCGACAACGCCCTGAACTTCATGAAGGCCTGTGGCACCGACCCGGCCGAGTTCAAGGCGGTGGAGTTCTACTCCTCGCACGAGGCGCTGCTGCTCGCCTACGAGGGCGCCCTCACCCGTACGGACTCGCGTACCGGCAAGCTGTACGACACCTCCGGCCACATGGTCTGGATCGGTGAGCGCACCCGCCAGCTGGACCACGCGCACATCGAGTTCTGCTCGCAGATCGCCAACCCGATCGGCATCAAGCTCGGCCCGACGACCACGGTCGACGAGGCGCTGACGTACATCGACCGCCTGGACCCCGAGCGCGAGCCGGGCCGGCTGACCTTCGTCGTCCGCATGGGCGCCGACAAGGTCCGCGACAAGCTCCCCGAGCTGGTCGAGAAGGTCACCGCGTCCGGTGCGACCGTCGCGTGGGTCACCGACCCGATGCACGGCAACACCTTCGAGGCGGCCTCCGGCCACAAGACGCGTCGTTTCGACGACGTGCTGGACGAGGTCAAGGGCTTCTTCGAGGTCCACAAGGCGCTGGGCACCCACCCGGGCGGCATCCACGTCGAGCTCACCGGTGACGACGTCACCGAGTGCGTGGGCGGCGGCGACGAGATCTTCGTCGACGACCTGCACCAGCGCTACGAGACGGCCTGCGACCCGCGGCTCAACCGCAGCCAGTCCCTGGACCTGGCCTTCCTGGTCGCCGAGATGTACCGCGACCAGTAG
- the thiO gene encoding glycine oxidase ThiO, with amino-acid sequence MHSSRNGSGKGSDVLVIGGGIIGLVTAWRAARHGLRTALADPDPGGGAARVAAGMLAAVTELHYGEETLLGLNVASAARYPAFAAELTEASGGMDLGYRACGTLAVALDADDRLHLRELHALQRRCGLESEWLTGRECRRLEPMLAPGVRGGLRVDGDHQVDPRRLATALLAACERAGVLIHRARAERLTVTADRAAGALLDDGTALRADQVVLAAGSLSGRLAGVPAEAVPPVRPVKGQVLRLAVPPAYAPFLSRTVRAVVRGSHVYLVPRENGELVVGATSEELGWDTTVTAGGVYELLRDAHELVPGITELPLVETRAGLRPGSPDNAPLLGPTDLPGLHLATGHYRNGVLLTPLTGDVMAELLTTGTVPEIARPFTPRRFSTTRQESYA; translated from the coding sequence ATGCACTCATCTAGGAACGGATCCGGCAAGGGATCCGACGTCCTCGTCATCGGGGGCGGCATCATCGGCCTGGTCACCGCATGGCGGGCGGCCCGCCACGGGCTGCGCACCGCACTCGCCGACCCCGACCCCGGGGGCGGCGCCGCCCGCGTCGCCGCCGGCATGCTGGCCGCCGTCACCGAACTGCACTACGGCGAGGAGACCCTGCTCGGCCTCAACGTCGCCTCCGCCGCCCGCTACCCCGCCTTCGCCGCCGAGCTCACCGAAGCCAGCGGCGGCATGGACCTCGGCTACCGCGCCTGCGGCACCCTCGCCGTCGCCCTCGACGCCGACGACCGCCTCCACCTGCGGGAACTCCACGCCCTCCAACGCCGCTGCGGCCTGGAGTCCGAGTGGCTCACCGGACGCGAATGCCGCCGCCTGGAACCCATGCTCGCCCCCGGCGTACGCGGCGGGCTCCGCGTCGACGGCGACCACCAGGTCGACCCCCGCCGCCTCGCCACCGCCCTGCTGGCCGCCTGCGAACGGGCGGGCGTACTGATCCACCGGGCGCGCGCGGAGCGCCTGACCGTCACCGCCGACCGGGCCGCCGGAGCCCTCCTCGACGACGGCACCGCGCTCCGCGCCGACCAGGTGGTACTCGCCGCCGGCTCGCTCAGCGGCCGACTGGCCGGCGTACCCGCCGAAGCGGTGCCGCCCGTACGGCCGGTCAAGGGACAGGTGCTGCGCCTGGCCGTACCACCCGCCTACGCGCCCTTCCTGTCCCGGACGGTACGCGCCGTCGTCCGCGGCAGCCACGTCTACCTCGTGCCCCGAGAGAACGGCGAACTCGTCGTCGGAGCCACCAGCGAGGAACTCGGCTGGGACACCACCGTCACCGCCGGCGGGGTCTACGAACTCCTGCGCGACGCCCACGAGCTGGTACCCGGCATCACCGAACTCCCCCTCGTCGAGACCCGGGCCGGCCTGCGCCCCGGCTCCCCCGACAACGCGCCCCTGCTCGGCCCCACCGACCTCCCCGGCCTGCACCTGGCCACCGGCCACTACCGCAACGGCGTACTGCTGACCCCGCTCACCGGCGACGTGATGGCGGAGCTGCTGACCACCGGCACCGTGCCGGAGATCGCCCGCCCCTTCACCCCGCGCCGCTTCTCCACCACGCGTCAGGAGTCCTACGCATGA
- a CDS encoding (2Fe-2S)-binding protein has protein sequence MYVCSCFGITDKQVKEHAAAGACTPRQIASATKAGTDCGSCVRTIQGILGRGACPRRELLEKGDAAAVLAAEPAAAPAPQLVEAA, from the coding sequence GTGTACGTCTGCTCTTGCTTCGGCATCACCGACAAGCAGGTCAAGGAACACGCGGCCGCCGGGGCCTGCACCCCCCGCCAGATCGCCTCGGCCACCAAGGCCGGCACCGACTGCGGCTCCTGCGTGCGCACCATCCAGGGCATCCTCGGCCGTGGGGCCTGCCCCCGCCGGGAGCTGCTGGAGAAGGGCGACGCCGCGGCCGTCCTCGCCGCCGAGCCCGCCGCGGCACCCGCACCGCAGCTGGTGGAAGCCGCCTGA
- a CDS encoding sulfite oxidase-like oxidoreductase yields MGQPESRESPGAEQLELPPGQRLQRGWPVTHYGPVPKFKPDRWEFRVFGATADGEKHCWNHEEFAAMPFDSVVADLHCVTKFSMTGAEWGGVLARTVLELAPPAPQVTHVMVWAEYGFSSNMRLADFASDRTVFATHMGGELLTAEHGFPLRLVVPHLYAWKGPKWVRGVEYMTADRRGFWEERGYHNIGDPWREQRYSYQEEPGDGPEL; encoded by the coding sequence ATGGGTCAGCCGGAAAGCCGGGAATCTCCGGGAGCAGAGCAGCTCGAGCTCCCTCCGGGGCAGCGGTTGCAGAGGGGTTGGCCCGTCACCCACTACGGTCCCGTGCCCAAGTTCAAGCCGGATCGCTGGGAGTTCCGCGTCTTCGGTGCGACGGCGGACGGCGAGAAGCACTGCTGGAACCACGAGGAGTTCGCGGCCATGCCGTTCGACTCCGTCGTGGCCGACCTGCACTGCGTCACCAAGTTCAGCATGACGGGCGCCGAATGGGGCGGCGTGCTGGCGCGCACCGTCCTGGAACTGGCCCCGCCGGCCCCGCAGGTCACGCACGTGATGGTGTGGGCCGAGTACGGCTTCAGCTCCAACATGAGACTGGCCGACTTCGCCTCCGACCGGACCGTCTTCGCCACCCACATGGGCGGCGAACTGCTCACGGCCGAGCACGGGTTCCCGCTGCGGCTCGTGGTCCCGCACCTGTACGCCTGGAAGGGCCCCAAGTGGGTCCGCGGCGTGGAGTACATGACGGCTGACCGCCGGGGCTTCTGGGAGGAGCGCGGCTACCACAACATCGGTGATCCCTGGCGGGAGCAGCGCTACTCGTACCAGGAGGAACCGGGCGACGGCCCGGAGCTGTAG
- a CDS encoding anthranilate synthase family protein — translation MTRPTPLTPPRPDFDLARLLDDSAPPFALLRRRTPGRDHDTVEVLLGPVHEAGRLADLPVRELPTLALVPFRQIRERGFDVRDDGTPLAVLTAEEAYEIPLAQALAGLPAHHVRVDGGGFDVPDEEYAATVDRVIREEIGRGEGANFVIRRTYGGRINGFGRADALALFRRLLEGERGAYWTYVVHTPDRTLVGASPEVHVRMSGGTVVMNPISGTYRYPDSGPTAESLLAFLADRKETEELSMVVDEELKMMCTVGDMGGVVVGPRLKEMSHLAHTEYELRGRSSLDVREVLRETMFAATVTGSPVQNACRVIERYESGGRGYYAGALALLGLDASGAQTLDSPILIRTADIAPDGALRVPVGATLVRHSDPLGEVAETHAKAAGVLAALGVRPAAPRPAPSAGAAGLADDPRVQAALAARRADLAPFWLRMQERPADAAGHALVIDAEDTFTAMLAHVLRVAGLEVTVRRYDDPGLRSLALAWDGPVVLGPGPGDPADAADPRMRMLRGLARELLTSHRGGLLGVCLGHELIAAELGLPLVRKAAPAQGAQVVVDLFGTPEVVGFYNTYAASCDAEAQAELAAHGVEVSRDALTGEVHAVRCVARGFAGVQFHPESVLTLRGADVVSTLLRTLAGAPAEPA, via the coding sequence ATGACCCGCCCCACTCCCCTCACCCCTCCCCGCCCCGATTTCGATCTCGCCCGGCTCCTCGACGACTCCGCCCCGCCCTTCGCCCTGCTGCGCCGGCGGACCCCGGGCCGCGACCACGACACCGTCGAGGTGCTCCTCGGCCCCGTCCACGAGGCCGGCCGGCTCGCCGACCTGCCCGTACGGGAGCTCCCCACCCTCGCCCTGGTCCCCTTCCGGCAGATCCGCGAGCGCGGCTTCGACGTACGCGACGACGGCACGCCGCTGGCCGTCCTGACCGCCGAGGAGGCGTACGAGATCCCGCTCGCACAGGCCCTGGCCGGGCTCCCGGCCCACCACGTCCGTGTGGACGGCGGCGGCTTCGACGTCCCCGACGAGGAGTACGCGGCCACCGTCGACCGGGTGATCCGCGAGGAGATCGGCCGCGGCGAGGGCGCCAACTTCGTCATCCGGCGCACCTACGGGGGCCGGATCAACGGCTTCGGCCGGGCCGACGCGCTGGCCCTGTTCCGGCGGCTGCTGGAGGGAGAGCGGGGCGCGTACTGGACGTACGTGGTCCACACCCCGGACCGCACCCTCGTCGGCGCCAGCCCCGAGGTGCACGTGCGGATGTCCGGCGGCACGGTCGTGATGAACCCGATCAGCGGCACCTACCGCTACCCGGACTCCGGCCCGACCGCCGAGTCGCTCCTCGCCTTCCTCGCCGACCGCAAGGAGACCGAGGAGCTGTCGATGGTGGTCGACGAGGAACTGAAGATGATGTGCACCGTCGGCGACATGGGCGGGGTCGTCGTCGGCCCCCGCCTGAAGGAGATGTCCCACCTCGCGCACACCGAGTACGAGCTGCGCGGACGCTCCTCGCTGGACGTCCGGGAGGTGCTGCGGGAGACCATGTTCGCGGCGACGGTGACGGGGTCGCCCGTACAGAACGCCTGCCGGGTGATCGAACGGTACGAGAGCGGCGGCCGCGGCTACTACGCGGGCGCGCTGGCGCTGCTCGGCCTGGACGCGTCCGGCGCCCAGACCCTGGACTCCCCCATCCTGATCCGCACCGCCGACATCGCCCCCGACGGGGCGCTGCGGGTGCCGGTCGGCGCCACCCTGGTCCGCCACTCGGACCCGCTCGGCGAGGTGGCCGAGACCCACGCCAAGGCCGCCGGGGTACTGGCGGCCCTGGGCGTCCGCCCGGCCGCGCCCCGGCCGGCCCCCTCCGCCGGGGCGGCCGGGCTGGCCGACGACCCGCGGGTGCAGGCGGCCCTCGCCGCGCGGCGGGCGGACCTGGCACCGTTCTGGCTCCGCATGCAGGAGCGGCCGGCGGACGCGGCCGGGCACGCGCTGGTGATCGACGCGGAGGACACCTTCACGGCGATGCTGGCCCACGTGCTGCGGGTGGCCGGGCTGGAGGTGACCGTACGCCGCTACGACGACCCCGGGCTGCGGTCCCTCGCCCTGGCCTGGGACGGCCCGGTCGTCCTCGGTCCGGGCCCGGGCGACCCGGCGGACGCGGCCGACCCCAGGATGCGGATGCTGCGCGGGCTGGCGCGGGAGCTGCTCACCTCCCACCGCGGGGGGCTGCTGGGGGTGTGCCTCGGGCACGAGCTGATCGCGGCGGAGCTGGGCCTGCCGCTGGTGCGGAAGGCCGCGCCGGCGCAGGGGGCGCAGGTGGTGGTCGACCTGTTCGGGACGCCGGAGGTGGTGGGCTTCTACAACACGTACGCGGCCTCGTGCGACGCGGAGGCGCAGGCGGAGCTGGCGGCGCACGGGGTGGAGGTGTCGCGTGACGCGCTCACGGGGGAGGTCCACGCGGTCCGCTGCGTGGCGCGGGGCTTCGCGGGCGTCCAGTTCCACCCGGAGTCGGTCCTGACCCTCCGCGGGGCGGACGTCGTCTCGACCCTGCTCCGCACGCTGGCGGGCGCCCCCGCCGAGCCGGCATAG
- a CDS encoding deoxyribonuclease IV: MTRNPVGGHVPVAGGLASVGLTYARDMGAEAVQVFVANPRGWATPTGSPAQDELFRAQCAEESVPAYVHAPYLINFGSHTEATVEKSVESLRHSLRRGREIGALGVVVHTGSATGGRPREAAYAQVREHMLPLLDELTHDDDPFLLLESTAGQGSSLCSRTWDFGPYFEALDHHPKLGICLDTCHIFAAGHDLAEPGGTKQTLDLLVETVGAGRLKLIHANDSKEGVGAHKDRHANIGQGRIGREAFAELFSHPETDGVPLIIETPGGKEGHAADVALLKELRDLH, translated from the coding sequence GTGACACGCAATCCCGTGGGCGGGCACGTCCCCGTCGCCGGCGGGCTGGCCTCGGTCGGCCTCACCTACGCCCGTGACATGGGCGCGGAGGCCGTTCAGGTCTTCGTCGCGAACCCGCGCGGCTGGGCCACTCCGACCGGCAGTCCGGCGCAGGACGAGCTGTTCCGCGCCCAGTGCGCCGAGGAGTCGGTACCGGCGTACGTGCACGCCCCGTACCTGATCAACTTCGGCTCGCACACCGAGGCGACCGTCGAGAAGTCCGTGGAGTCCCTTCGGCACTCGCTGCGCCGGGGCCGGGAGATCGGCGCGCTCGGGGTGGTCGTGCACACCGGCTCGGCCACCGGGGGCCGCCCTCGAGAGGCGGCGTACGCGCAGGTCAGGGAGCACATGCTGCCGCTGCTGGACGAGCTGACGCACGACGACGACCCGTTCCTGCTGCTGGAGTCCACGGCGGGGCAGGGCTCCTCGCTGTGCTCGCGCACCTGGGACTTCGGCCCGTACTTCGAGGCGCTCGACCACCACCCGAAGCTCGGGATCTGCCTGGACACGTGCCACATCTTCGCGGCGGGGCACGACCTCGCCGAGCCCGGCGGCACCAAGCAGACCCTGGACCTGCTGGTGGAGACGGTGGGCGCGGGCCGGCTGAAGCTGATCCACGCCAACGACTCCAAGGAGGGCGTCGGCGCCCACAAGGACCGGCACGCCAACATCGGGCAGGGCCGCATCGGCCGGGAGGCCTTCGCCGAGCTGTTCTCGCACCCGGAGACGGACGGCGTACCGCTGATCATCGAGACGCCGGGCGGCAAGGAGGGGCACGCGGCGGACGTCGCGCTCCTGAAGGAGCTCCGCGACCTCCACTGA
- the pknB gene encoding Stk1 family PASTA domain-containing Ser/Thr kinase yields MDTTLDDPLVGRVLDGRYRVDARIAAGGMATVYRAVDTRLDRVLALKIMHPDLAADAAFVDRFIREAKSVARLAHPNVVAVFDQGTDGPYTYLAMEYVSGCTLRDVLRERGALQPRAALDILEPVLAALGTAHRAGFVHRDMKPENVLIGDDGSVKVADFGLVRSVDSATNTTGSVLGTVSYLAPEQIEDGITDTRVDVYACGVVLYEMLTGAKPHTGGTPAQVLYQHLNEDVPPPSAAVPGLPAALDELVAHAAARSPELRPYDAAALLGLTREVRARLSEAELDAVPPQARAQERSAAEDRTSVIPRPVGQGGPVHHTSRLERPPVAGQQAPAQAPPRRGPQRGMLLVIAAVLLVLGIGGGVWYINSGQFTKVPNLLGKTEAQARDELSAAGLGVKQVDRKFSAAFERGTVMETSPGGGKQIRGNGAVVLTVSRGPEVVSVPDLKGRPLEEAKEELTKAGLAPGIVTQAFSQDVAQGSVIGTDPAGGQKRAPDSAVALLVSKGRPVQVPSVTGMSADQARAALEALGLKVAIAPDQVNAPSAAGTVANQSAAAGTQAAAGDTVTLTLSKGPRQVQVPNVAGQDVEVARKTLEALGFKVKVDRPFLSFSNTVDTQSVPAGQSAPEGSTITVKTKGL; encoded by the coding sequence GTGGATACGACCCTGGATGACCCCCTCGTCGGGCGCGTGCTCGACGGCCGCTACCGCGTCGACGCCCGTATCGCGGCCGGCGGAATGGCGACGGTCTACCGGGCCGTCGACACCCGGCTCGACCGGGTGCTCGCGCTGAAGATCATGCACCCGGACCTGGCCGCCGACGCCGCCTTCGTGGACCGATTCATCCGCGAGGCGAAGTCCGTGGCCCGGCTGGCGCACCCGAACGTCGTGGCCGTCTTCGACCAGGGCACGGACGGCCCGTACACGTACCTCGCGATGGAGTACGTCTCCGGCTGCACCCTGCGCGACGTCCTCCGCGAGCGCGGGGCGCTCCAGCCGCGGGCCGCGCTCGACATCCTGGAGCCGGTCCTCGCCGCGCTCGGCACCGCCCACCGGGCCGGTTTCGTGCACCGGGACATGAAGCCCGAGAACGTCCTGATCGGCGACGACGGCAGCGTCAAGGTCGCCGACTTCGGTCTCGTCCGCTCCGTGGACTCGGCCACCAACACCACCGGCTCCGTCCTCGGCACCGTCTCCTACCTCGCGCCCGAGCAGATCGAGGACGGGATCACCGACACCCGCGTGGACGTCTACGCCTGCGGTGTCGTCCTGTACGAGATGCTCACCGGCGCCAAGCCGCACACCGGCGGCACCCCCGCCCAGGTGCTGTACCAGCACCTCAACGAGGACGTTCCGCCCCCGTCGGCGGCCGTACCCGGGCTGCCCGCCGCGCTCGACGAGCTGGTCGCGCACGCCGCCGCCCGCAGCCCCGAGCTGCGTCCGTACGACGCCGCCGCCCTGCTCGGTCTGACCCGGGAGGTCCGGGCGCGGCTGAGCGAGGCCGAGCTGGACGCCGTACCGCCGCAGGCGCGGGCGCAGGAGCGTTCCGCCGCCGAGGACCGCACCAGCGTGATCCCACGGCCGGTGGGGCAGGGCGGGCCCGTGCACCACACCTCGCGGCTGGAGCGTCCGCCGGTCGCCGGGCAGCAGGCCCCGGCCCAGGCCCCGCCGCGGCGGGGGCCCCAGCGCGGGATGCTGCTCGTCATCGCCGCCGTCCTGCTCGTCCTCGGTATCGGCGGCGGTGTCTGGTACATCAACTCCGGGCAGTTCACCAAGGTCCCCAACCTCCTCGGCAAGACGGAGGCCCAGGCCCGCGACGAGCTGTCGGCCGCCGGTCTGGGCGTCAAGCAGGTCGACCGGAAGTTCAGCGCGGCCTTCGAGCGGGGGACGGTCATGGAGACCAGCCCCGGCGGCGGCAAGCAGATCCGGGGCAACGGCGCGGTGGTCCTCACCGTCTCGCGGGGTCCCGAGGTCGTCAGCGTGCCCGACCTGAAGGGCAGGCCGCTGGAGGAGGCGAAGGAGGAGCTGACGAAGGCGGGGCTGGCGCCCGGCATCGTCACGCAGGCCTTCAGCCAGGACGTCGCCCAGGGCTCGGTGATCGGCACCGACCCGGCGGGCGGCCAGAAGCGGGCCCCCGACTCGGCGGTCGCGCTGCTGGTCAGCAAGGGCCGCCCGGTGCAGGTCCCGAGCGTGACGGGCATGTCCGCGGACCAGGCGCGGGCAGCGCTGGAGGCGCTGGGCCTGAAGGTGGCCATCGCCCCCGACCAGGTCAACGCCCCCTCCGCGGCCGGTACGGTCGCCAACCAGTCGGCCGCCGCCGGCACCCAGGCCGCCGCGGGCGACACGGTCACGCTGACCCTGTCGAAGGGACCCCGCCAGGTGCAGGTCCCGAACGTCGCCGGGCAGGACGTGGAAGTGGCCCGCAAGACTCTGGAGGCCCTGGGCTTCAAGGTGAAGGTGGACCGCCCCTTCCTCTCCTTCAGCAACACCGTGGACACCCAGTCGGTGCCCGCCGGCCAGAGCGCGCCCGAGGGCAGCACGATCACCGTCAAGACCAAGGGACTCTGA
- a CDS encoding thiazole synthase gives MADDDFTLGGRTFTSRLIMGTGGAPSLDVLERALVASGTELTTVAMRRLDPTVQGSVLSVLSKLDIDVLPNTAGCFTAGEAVLTARLAREALGTDWIKLEVVADERTLLPDGVELLDAAEVLVDEGFTVLPYTNDDPVLARKLEDAGCAAIMPLGSPIGSGMGIRNPHNFELIVERAGVPVILDAGAGTASDVALAMELGCAAVMLASAVTRAQQPALMAAAMRDAVSAGRLAHRAGRIPQRRFAEASSPVEGRATLDPERPAF, from the coding sequence ATGGCTGACGACGACTTCACCCTGGGCGGCCGGACCTTCACCTCCCGGCTGATCATGGGCACCGGCGGTGCCCCCAGCCTGGACGTCCTCGAACGCGCCCTCGTCGCCTCCGGCACCGAACTGACCACCGTCGCCATGCGCCGCCTGGACCCCACCGTGCAGGGCTCCGTCCTGTCGGTCCTGTCCAAGCTGGACATCGACGTACTCCCCAACACCGCGGGCTGCTTCACCGCGGGCGAGGCCGTCCTCACGGCCCGGCTGGCGCGGGAGGCCCTGGGCACCGACTGGATCAAGCTGGAGGTCGTCGCGGACGAGCGCACCCTGCTCCCCGACGGCGTCGAGCTGCTGGACGCCGCGGAGGTCCTGGTCGACGAGGGCTTCACCGTCCTCCCGTACACCAACGACGACCCGGTGCTCGCCCGCAAGCTGGAGGACGCGGGCTGCGCGGCGATCATGCCGCTGGGCTCCCCGATCGGCTCGGGCATGGGCATCCGCAACCCGCACAACTTCGAGCTCATCGTCGAGCGCGCCGGAGTCCCGGTGATCCTCGACGCGGGGGCCGGAACCGCCTCGGACGTCGCCCTGGCCATGGAACTGGGCTGCGCGGCGGTCATGCTCGCCTCGGCGGTGACCCGCGCCCAGCAGCCGGCCCTGATGGCGGCGGCCATGCGCGACGCCGTCTCGGCGGGCCGCCTGGCCCACCGCGCGGGCCGCATCCCCCAACGCCGCTTCGCCGAAGCCTCCTCCCCGGTGGAGGGCCGCGCGACCCTGGACCCGGAACGACCGGCGTTCTGA
- a CDS encoding DUF4396 domain-containing protein translates to MEHEHGNHEHHQHHADHQHHSGPEHQGHEGHEGHHGHGAHAGHTPGGKVSWAMAARATLHCLTGCAIGEVLGMIVGTALGWGNVATMILAIILAFFFGYALTLRGILAAGVDFRSAVRVALAADTLSIAVMELVDNGVIALWPGAMDAHLSEPLFWTVLAISLAVAFVLTTPVNKWMIGRGKGHAVVHQYHH, encoded by the coding sequence ATGGAGCACGAGCACGGAAACCACGAGCACCACCAGCACCACGCAGACCACCAGCACCACAGCGGACCCGAGCACCAGGGCCATGAGGGCCACGAGGGCCACCACGGCCACGGCGCCCACGCCGGCCACACCCCCGGCGGCAAGGTCAGCTGGGCCATGGCGGCCCGGGCGACCCTGCACTGCCTCACCGGCTGCGCCATCGGCGAGGTGCTCGGGATGATCGTCGGCACCGCGCTGGGCTGGGGGAACGTCGCGACGATGATCCTGGCGATCATCCTCGCCTTCTTCTTCGGCTACGCGCTCACCCTGCGCGGGATCCTCGCCGCCGGCGTGGACTTCCGTTCGGCCGTCCGGGTGGCGCTGGCCGCGGACACCCTGTCGATCGCGGTCATGGAGCTGGTCGACAACGGGGTGATCGCCCTGTGGCCCGGCGCGATGGACGCCCACCTGTCGGAGCCGCTGTTCTGGACGGTGCTGGCGATCTCGCTCGCCGTCGCCTTCGTCCTGACCACCCCGGTCAACAAGTGGATGATCGGCCGCGGCAAGGGCCACGCCGTCGTCCACCAGTACCACCACTGA
- the thiS gene encoding sulfur carrier protein ThiS produces MTISVNGEPREIAAGTTLDAVVATLTSAPSGVAAALNETVVPRGQWPATPVDEGDRIEILTAVQGG; encoded by the coding sequence ATGACCATCTCCGTCAACGGCGAGCCGCGCGAGATCGCGGCCGGCACCACCCTCGACGCGGTGGTCGCCACCCTCACCAGCGCCCCCTCCGGCGTGGCCGCCGCCCTCAACGAGACCGTCGTACCCCGCGGGCAGTGGCCCGCCACCCCGGTGGACGAGGGCGACCGGATCGAGATCCTCACCGCGGTCCAGGGAGGCTGA
- the bfr gene encoding bacterioferritin: MQGDPEVLEFLNEQLTGELTAINQYWLHYRIQDNKGWTKLAKYTREESIDEMKHADKLTERILMLDGLPNYQRLFHVRVGQTITEMFQADRQVEVEAIDRLKRGIEVMRGKGDITSARLFEEILEDEEHHIDYLDTQLELIESLGEALYIAQLIEQPS; encoded by the coding sequence ATGCAGGGCGACCCCGAGGTCCTCGAATTCCTCAACGAGCAGCTGACCGGCGAGCTCACGGCCATCAACCAGTACTGGCTGCACTACCGCATCCAGGACAACAAGGGGTGGACCAAGCTCGCCAAGTACACGCGTGAAGAGTCCATCGACGAGATGAAGCACGCGGACAAGCTCACCGAGCGCATCCTCATGCTCGACGGCCTGCCGAACTACCAGCGCCTCTTCCACGTGCGCGTGGGGCAGACCATCACGGAGATGTTCCAGGCGGACCGGCAGGTCGAGGTCGAGGCCATCGACCGCCTCAAGCGCGGCATCGAGGTCATGCGCGGGAAGGGCGACATCACGTCCGCCCGCCTCTTCGAGGAGATCCTGGAGGACGAGGAGCACCACATCGACTACCTCGACACCCAGCTGGAGCTCATCGAGTCCCTCGGCGAGGCGCTTTACATCGCGCAGCTCATCGAGCAGCCGAGCTAG